In Terriglobus aquaticus, the genomic window TTGAACAGGCTGAGTGTGCTGTTTTCGTTGCCCTGGGCCGGCCGGCCTACGTACAGCACGTCGCTCAGCCGGTCTAGATCGATCGTTCCGTCCACGCTCAGGTCGGGCCGTGCGCCTTGGGGCAATGCTCCTTCTAACGCAACATCGACGGTTACGGTTCCGTTCTGCACGGCGGGATCGACACGGCTGACCTTTCCGGCAATCACGCTGTTGTGCGTGTCGACCGCGGCAGGTTGACCGATCTGGATGTCTCGCGCCTGCGTTTCCGCAATCTTCAGCGACGCTTTTAACTGATCCGGCTGCACTACCTTGGCCAAGGTTGTGCCAACTGTTACGTGTTCGCCGACCTGGTGAGGCAGGTCGACCAGTACACCGTCGATGCCGGCGCGAACGCTTAACGCGTCCTGCTGCTTTTGCTTTAGTGCGAGCAGCGCCTGTGCCTGCTCCACCTTGGCCTGCTGCACGGCAACCTGAGTGCGAATGGCCTGCTGGTTCAGTTGCAGCCGCTTGCCTTCAATATCGTTGCGGACGCCGAGTTCATCGGCTTTCCCGCGACTCTCGTTGTATTTGAGGCCGCTGATCACGCCCAGCTTCAGCAGGCTGGCATCGGTCTGTGCCTGCAACTGCGCCTGCTTCTGATCCTGGCTGACTGTCGCAGCAGCGGCCCGCTGTGTCATGAGGTCGCTCTCGGCCTTGGCACGTGTGTTTTGCAGGTCTGCCTTCGCCGCCTGCAGTTGCAGTTGGGCGTCCATCAACTGCTGTTGTGTGGAGGGATCGACGAGGTCCATCACGATGGTGTCAGGGTGTACCAGCGCACCAGGCAGTACGCGGATGCGTACCACCGTGGCTTCGGTCTGGGCCGGGATCAGGCGGATGCGGTCTTCCCGCGGAACCAACGTACCAGGGCCGCGCACCTGCCGCAGGAGCATGCCGCGCTTGACGGTGTCGGTGAACAGGGGGCCGTCCACCGTAGGCACTGCCGGCTTAAGCCGGACGACGAAGAAGGCTAGCGCCGCGAGCACCACCGCTCCCACAGCAGCGAAGAGAATGGTTCGGCGTTGCCGTTTGCGCCTCAGATCGGGACGAGCGATATCCATGCGCCGGTTCTAGATGCACGCACCTGCCCAAACTCCCACTGAGAGAAACGCGTCAAAACGGCGCATTCTGGCGACAGGCCTCTTCTCCAGGTGTTCGTTTACGTTTTGCGTGTCCGATCCCGGACACATAGGATCGAGAAAATCTAGTCGTGACCTGGTTGAAGATGCATGAAGCGCTGGGCAGCTATGCCACGCGGCTGGACACGGCAATATCCCTTTGTCAATCTTCCACCCAGAACGCCGCTCTATCTGACTAGCCGTGCGCAGATGGGGAGAAAGCACCGAGATTAGAAAGCTCCACCTCGTGCCATTCGCATTGGACCCTAAGCCAAGTCACCACAGAGTCGATTCGCCGACGGCAGAGCAATCAGCAGGTCATGTTCGGATTTTGGTAGGTATCCGCGTTGTCCGCATCACTCCTGTCAAGACAGGCGAAATCCTTTTCGACAACAAGGGCGATCGGCTGCACGGCACCGGTTTCGACCTG contains:
- a CDS encoding efflux RND transporter periplasmic adaptor subunit produces the protein MDIARPDLRRKRQRRTILFAAVGAVVLAALAFFVVRLKPAVPTVDGPLFTDTVKRGMLLRQVRGPGTLVPREDRIRLIPAQTEATVVRIRVLPGALVHPDTIVMDLVDPSTQQQLMDAQLQLQAAKADLQNTRAKAESDLMTQRAAAATVSQDQKQAQLQAQTDASLLKLGVISGLKYNESRGKADELGVRNDIEGKRLQLNQQAIRTQVAVQQAKVEQAQALLALKQKQQDALSVRAGIDGVLVDLPHQVGEHVTVGTTLAKVVQPDQLKASLKIAETQARDIQIGQPAAVDTHNSVIAGKVSRVDPAVQNGTVTVDVALEGALPQGARPDLSVDGTIDLDRLSDVLYVGRPAQGNENSTLSLFKLSSDGKFAQRVPVQVGRASVNSIQVLGGLQQGDTVILSDMSKWDSNDSVRIEQ